From the genome of Lampris incognitus isolate fLamInc1 chromosome 17, fLamInc1.hap2, whole genome shotgun sequence:
ATCATCTTtcagagtgattttttttattttgagtgtTATGACCACTGCACAGAAAGCAGGCTAGCTTTAGTGTTCAGGATGATTAACAGCTAAATAAGTTTGCAAATACTTAGTAGTTTGTTTCAGTGGAATGTTTACCATAACGAGACGAGGAAAGTCAAATTTAAAACCATTTAAACCTATGAAGATGTATCTGCATATGTAATGTAACTAGCCAAGATTatccaaacatcacatctgttcaTAAATAAAGAATCTGATACTGATAGCTATTTCTGAAAGTTCCCCAAACCAGGATGTGGAGTGTACACTAACCTGAGGCCGTGGCTGGGCCCAGGGCTTTGAGGGAGCTGAGCTCTGCGATGGCCGCCCGCATATCCGGTAGGAAGCTGAAGGCCTTTTTGGAACATTTCTCCACAGTCTCCTCGCTGTTGGAAGCCACTAGCTGCTGGAGCCGCGGCCGGAACTTCCCTCTCTCCGGAAGGGAGAGCAGAGATAATGAGTTACTACTGTCGCATCGAGTGCCGTTATGCTGGCACACGCGACTCAGAATCCGAATAACTTCATCAGTGCAAGGATACATAAGGAATTTGCCTTGGTTGTCTGCACTACAACACACAGCAGGTTACATTACATTAGAAAAATACACAGGATACATGACAAGGACATATAACTTAGTGCAAAGACAGCACATCAATGGGCAATAGACTGTAACAAACATTATATAATGCAACATATGAGCTATCTATAGCGGTTGGGGCCGAATGGGGTGTCAGTTCACAGATGCCGCTGTTGTAGTTGATCCTTCTTGCCGTTGCTCCTTTTGATTCAACACTTATACTACTCTAAGTGCTCATCTTTACTTCCagtttttattcttggtttttaATAACACTTTTCTACACTGTTGTTGACTAATCGGTACTACTGGATAGGATATTTTATTGATACTCTTGGACAGCATTGGTTTTTATGGACAGTGCAGGACTCTAGTACCCTCTACAATTATATAGTACACTAAAATTATATAGTTTGTATGGTTGTCACTATGCAAGTCAGCATTATTGCACAATTTGAGTCCGCTTGCTGCTGCACTATTTAGTTTCCCTGCAGTGAACAATAAAGTTTTATCACACAAGTGTAATGCAGAAAACATGCTATAAAAGATTCATCCCATGTGAAAAGATATCACTAAAGAGCCTGGTCTGGCAACATCTTGTTTACATTGTGATTGCTTGGTCTGCATCTGTACACTTACTGTAAGTTTCCACTCCATCAGCTTCACCAGTTCTGGTAGAGTGATATACTTTTCAGGTCGATTAGTGATGGCTACAGGTAGCTCCTCTTGATACCTAAGGCAGAAATACAGGTTTCcttttaaaacaaaacaaaaaaaagacttgcCGAGTTAATTTCTTATGGAAATCAAGCGAGGATGAATTTAGATCTTAGTTTTTTTGTCAATGAGAGTTAAACTAATAATACCATTTGTCCAGTTTCAATAGTTTTTCAGACTTCTTGGCCTTGGCCTTGGCCTCCATGACCTCCCAGTATTTATCATACAGTCTTCTCCATAGGGTTGGGTCCTCACAGGTAAACAGAGCACTCATGGCTGGGTGATAAATGTTTAAACATTAAACCGTTTCCTGCAGAGTCAAATTAACAGGAAAGATTCCGTTACAACCGTCACGAGTAGCCTACACTTTTGTGCCTTTTCAGAGGAATGGAGTGTAACTATAAATTGACAGACACGATGATGTATTACTGCTCGCGCCAAGCCTCCCTTATTTGACTCAAGAATGAAAATCATCATTGATTTCTCTTGTGGGTTGTGGGGACAGCGAGACCACAAACGAACGGGACGTTTCGTGTTGCTCCCCAGTGCCATGCAAGCTTGATTCATGGACACAGCATATAAAACTACAGCACTTAGCTGGTTCCACACAAGAAAACCTCCAATAATAATTCAATGCCGTGTTGAGCAGCTGAGATGTAAAGTTATGCAAAAGgcaaagcaaagcaaaaaaaAGCTTTTGGTTACACTGAGTTGAGATGTAAAGGaatcaatgcacacacacaaaaaaaagctttCTGAAGAAGTGTTGACCAGGAGTTTGAGATCATTTACCTGATGGCGAATAAAACGCGGCTTGATATTCCCGTTGTTGGAGGCGCAGTTCGCGCGAGAGCCGGAAGGAAAATACTACTTCCGTTTGTGCAGAGTGAGCACAGGCTTCAGAAGGTTAGCCCTTTAAATACTTTGTCGTTTAAGCCGACTTGAAAGTTTTAATTTACGAAAGAAAACTGGACCACACCCGATATCATCGACCATATCCGATGAGTTATTAACTTTGGAAATAGACGGTATTTCTTCTTAAAAGCGTGCTTGTCGGCTagtttagctagcgttagctaacgttagcgccACATCAGCTCATGTTTACGTTGCAACGAGCGCAACTATTTTTGAAAATAGACACAACCAATGATTTCAGCGCACTTTAAATCACCAGCGCTGTAACTATCTCGCTGAATCTTAAGTTAAAATACATCAATTTGTTAGTTTTGGAGTGAAACTTGTTCAAACAGGTGTCTAAGGTACCCTGCAGCCTTTATGGGGTCAATGCCCTGGAGTCCGTTAAACCCACCGCATCAGTTGTTCGCACTGTGGCCAGGAGAGCTTGTAACCAAGATGAGAAGCTAGTTGTAATTTCCAGTCGCTTCAGGATCAGTTTGTCGTGTGCTGTGAGGCCGCTTCCGTCATCTAAAGTGTGTCTCTCCGCCCCTCTTTTTGCACGTCGGTGTGGCATTTTTGGAGTGGTTTAACTTCACCCAGGGCCTCTTGATAACGACTCTGTCTGAAATCAGAGCTTGGAAAAGCAGACCGTTTCATTATGTGCTTCCCGCACAGGAGGGTGACTGTTTTGTTGCAACGAGCTGCAGTGGGTCATTTGTCTGTAGGTAAGGACACCGTTTCGACTAATGTATTATCCACAAAACTAGCCAGTATGAGACACGTTTTGTTGACCTTTAATGTACAGGAATTGAAAGGTTGCTATGTTGTCGACATGCCAATTTCTCATTAGCCTGTCAGCTCTGCCATGAGTCCATGAAGAGGTCTGTGTTCCTTTAGACGTTGAGAAGAAAAACGCCTCTGCTTCAAGTAAGTTTCTCAGCCAATGAGTTGCATAAAATGATAAAATGAAAATTATACTGGATCTCGTTTGAAAGCTGTTTCCACCATTACTACCCATATTGCACACATCATAAAAACAGATATCAAAGTTGGCTGGGGTCCATCTTCTGGTGAAATTTGGCATTACCATAAAACTTTTTGCATGATGGTTAGGAGATGCTTTGAACTGACATTTGTTCAAATCACATGCCGCAGGGGCCAGTAAATTTGCAAACCACATAGTGCAGCTTGACCACTGCTGGTCCCCTGTACTGTCCCTGAGACAAAGCCTTATCACTCCATCCTCTCCACAGGAGCATGGAGAAGATGTCGCGGGTCACCACTGCCCTCGGCAGCGGCTCCATCAGTGGGCGCACAATGTtctgccacctggatgcccccgcCAATGCCATCAGTGTGTGCCGGGATGCCACGCAGGTGGTGGTGGCCGGCCGCAACATCTTCAAGATCTATGCCCTGGAGGAGGAGCAGTTTGTGGAGAAGCTTAACTTGCGCGTGGGCCGCAAGCCCTCACTGAACTTCAGCTGCGCTGATGTGATGTGGCACCAGATGGAAGAGAACTTGCTGGCCACTGCCGCCACCAACGGGGCAGTGGTCACCTGGAACCTAGGCAAGCCGTCCCGCAACAAGCAAGACCAGCTGTTCACTGAGCACAAGCGCACAGTGAACAAGGTGTGCTTCCACCCCACTGAGGTGTACATGCTGCTCAGTGGCTCCCAGGATGGATACATGAAGTGCTTCGACCTGCGCAAGAAGGAGTCCGTCAGCACTTTCTCAGGTAGGAGGCAGTCTCAGTGATTGTTTAGGTTTTATTGCTTAAGAAGAAAttagggatgggggggggtacaAAAAGGACCTGCGCATTGCTTTCTACTGACTCATGAGCATATGCTAATGTAAACAATTTCATCTTGGGATAAGGAATCAAATTGCCCATGACAAATGAATACAGCTAAAGTGATATCACCACAACCACAGATGAAGATATGAATCATCCCTGGTGCAATTTATTTTCTTGTAGATTAACATTAACACTGTTGTTAGACGTTAAGGGGATTTCCCACATAGTCCACATGGTAAAATTCAACACCAAGTGTCAAAGAACAGCTTAGAAATGAAACCTAACATCTTTATCACATAGAGGAATGTAAGAATGTTGAGCTCTAATGGAGAAAAGGGAAATTTGTCTAATGAAACCAAAGTAATGGTTTTAAAGGACCACTTCGCTGATTTTCAACCATCTTTAGCTATCCGAATTGTCTCTGGGATGTAGTTGCGAAATCCATTCTTCTTCCAGCACCAGCGCTGTCATTGGACATGTCAGTGACATAGTTGGTGATACGGAAGAACTACAGGCAAtttcagcttggatttctagtctccGCCTGTGCCTCAGCCAGGGGGCGTTCTACAGATGccactcaaaaacaaaacttccttgCACTCTTCGCCTTGTATTGGAAACTATCTACATTTCCAACAGCGAAAATGGCATCTCAAAATATGCAGAGGATCTTATGGATGAGGATACGTTTTACTATGTTTTGGATATTCAACTGTATTTATTCAAGCCAGAGTATATGACCGAAGAAATGCAGCAGAGAGAGGCTGAGACTGCTGCTGTATTAGCCGAACAAACGGATATGGCTGGCGGGGTCATTCAGAACCTGAGCTGCCGAGAGCAAACAGTGACTGGTGGTGCTTTTGCTCAAATTGCCCTCCGATGCCAACAGAAACTGAATCATTCTGCTGCAAGGAATTTCAGCATGGGCAATTTTTGTTGGATGCTGTCCCCGATGCCAACCCCGATACTTTTTCAGGATCCCGAAGATAAATCCGGAAACAacaaccaagaccagcagggcTGAGAGGGCAGATGACCATTGAGTGAGTACGCTATGTTTTGGCCATTAAAGTAATTGCTATAGGCTAGTGTGTTGATATATGGCAACACTGGACAAGCGGTTTTCACAACACATTTATACTGATTGCATGGCAACCGCTTGTTACCTATAGTATATTTTCCCATGTctcactaaatttcctgttgGCAAGCAAAGTGCCCTATCATATTAGCCAAAAAGTTGCCCAGCGTATTGTCACCCTTACATTATTTGTTGTCTTCACTTAGATAACTTGCAGTTACAATGATCACCGTGTTTTGTGTTTACAATAGCTGGCAACATTACGGTATATGATCAGTACCTGTAGCCTCTTGATGAATAACCACCTTCTTCCCTGTCTTTTGCTCTCTGCAGACAATATCATGTGGCTACTtatcgtttgtttttgttttttgttgagtgGGTACTGCAAGGGGTGAAACTTGACAAAGGGAACCGTATCGTCTTGCCTGCCTGTGTCATACATCACATCAGAGCCAAATATCCTCCCCTCAATGGTCAGTACAGAGGTCATGTTATGTGATATGCTAGACTTTGTTTAATAATGCTGTTAGACTTCAATGCAGCTAACAATGGGCACTTTCCCCTTGAAGCTTGCTGGGACTGATCTAGACTTTGTCTTGTCAAACTATGATGTGCAATATGCTAAACATTTATTTGAAAATTGAATATTACATTGTAATGATTTGGTttgaataaagtttttttttctatataAACTTGAATTTTTTATTTTCACATTAATGGCTATCAAACAATGGCTGCAGGTATGCCTATGACAGATGCATGCAAAATCATACCTGCTGGCATACGCAGAGGTCATGCACATTTTACTTCAGAGGCAATATGCATTGCATTTTCTTCCAAAACAGGACAAAGGATGGTTTTTTGGGAGAGGGTGATATATGGTTAAAATAAATCATTTTTGGCAGAATGGGAAAGCTGTTGCCTTTTGGGTGAGTTTTCTAAGTGAGATGGAATAAGTGCTTTAAAAACCCATTTCACCGTGTTGTGGAAACAAACACTTGAACAGAACCTGTTATGCACTTTTTTAAATctaggcattcattcattcatcttcagccgtttctccggggtcggttcgcggtggcagcaagctgagtagggcactccagacgtccctctccccagcaacgccctccagctcctcctgggggatcccaaggcattcccaggccagattggacatatactccctccagcgagttttgggtctactccggggtctccccccagttggccgtgcccagtaaacctccaaaggaaagcgcccagcaggcatcctaatcagatgcccgaaccacctcaactggctcctttcgatgccaaggagcagcggctctactttgagctgcctccggatgtccaagctcctcaccctgtctctaaggctgagcccagacaccctacggaggaaattcatttcagtcgcttgtatccgtgatttcaccctttcggtcactacccaaagctcatgaccataggtgagggttggaccgaagattgactggtaaattgagagctttgccttctggctcagctccctcttcaccacaactgtccggtacaacgtccgcataacTGCTGATGCTGccccaatctgcctgtcaatctcccgctccatcctaccctcactcatgaacaagaccctgagatacttgaactccttcacttgaggcaacaattcatcccctaggcatttagtaaaaaaaaaaatatatatatattaagaccCAGAAAGGATGACATATCAATATATAGTACAacatttttattatatttttgaaAATGCCAGTTTTCTCTCCATGGCCAAGATGTGTTCTTTCAAAGGTAACAAGATCTATCTGCAGCGTGGCATGACTGCCTGAAAAGACATTTCAGAGTACATCCTTTTCAAACTGCGTGACTATTCCAGGTTTTGCATGGCTAAGAAAAACTACCAACATAATcggaatcagaaatacttcattcatccccgaagggaaattggGTCAAGTTACAGTTGCTCAAATTCTAGAAGAGAATATATAAGCATAAGTggacattataaaaaaaaaaagaaatgtgtaaAAATGTGCATTATACTACCATATATAGCAGTGATATATATAGAAATAAGAAATATGTCAAAATATATGCAGAATATGAATGCAgtactaatgcagtataaatatacaTCAGAGAATTGCACAGTGGAAATATCCATCCCTGTTGTAGCAATCTGCTGCAAAATGCAAACAGCATGCCCAAATATTTCCCAGTACTGATTTATTTACATCGATCAACATCTGCTGGTAATCGGTGGTAGCTTACGCTTactccttcctctctcttctttctgtagtTTTCGCCTCCAGGCACGATACAACGAGAAGGCACGTTTGTTGTCAATAAAAATTAATCCAATTAAATTAGCTGTTTTTCGGTTTTCTGATCGAAGAGTGAAGATGTTAAGACGCCGTTCTTTGTACACCGAGCCACAAGAAGCGGGTTTTGGAAGGATTTGGGGTTTGGGtgcaatgcatcctggtacatTTAGGCACTGCCGGCATGGCTCCGTGACCAGGAGAACTCGGATTTCTCGGTCAATACAGCACGCACTGGGGAATTTATTGCTTCAGTTGACTACATTTGCCATCAAAACTGATTGGACAGCCACGTAAAAATCAGCGAAATTTCCCTTTAATCAAGAGACCAATTTATGCTTGTTGTTAGTGACCACTTTTTAGTTGTATTCAGAATTGGTATCATTAGTAACTGTATATAACATCACAGCTATATGAAgggtaacttgattgattgattgattgattgattaattgataatACATGTAGAATATGACCATATTGGTAATACTGAATCAATTTACGTAACGTTTTCTGTTGTCATGCAAGAGACACAAAGTTGATTCAATTCAATCTTAATATTGGAGCCCAGTAGTAACCATCACAGTTTCTGGAAAAGAAATATTAGTTAATTTTTTTAGCCACCAAACAATCGCAGACTTCATTGCAACCATAAATAGTAATGGTTTCCTCCCGTTGTCTCTTTCCTTGTTTACTCAAGGCCAGTCGGAAAGCGTCCGGGATGTCCAGTTCAGTATGAAAGATTACTTCACCTTTGCTGCCTCCTTCGAGAACGGCAACGTCCAACTCTGGGATATCAGACGTCCAGACCGCTACGAGAGGATGTTCACTGCCCACACCGGCCCCGTGTTTTGCTGTGACTGGCATCCAGACGACAGGTACCAAACTTTTTGACAAATAGATAAAATTCATTCTTTTTTAAGTCCAGAAGATTAACATGCAAGTCATTGTCCTTTTAGATACTTTTTATTGCTGGTTTAATAAGACAATAGGTAGTCTAAAAATATCAAAATTATTTAGTTTAgttagttgctcattttaatagTGACTCTCATGATACATCGTTTTTCGTCTTAAACATAGCAGCAGAATTCAGAGGAGGAAGTCAGGTTGTGGTGAGTTGAAGAAACAAAGTTATTGTGGCTAAGAGGCAGATATGGCAGATAAAAGGgcttccaggtagcatagcggtctattccgttgcctaccaacatggggatcgccggttcgaatccccatgttacctccggcttggtcaggtatccctacagacaaagttggccgtgtctgcaggcgggaagccggatgtcggtatgtgtcctggtcgctgcactagcaactcctgtggtcggtcggggtgcctgttgggggggactggggggatagcgtgatcctcctgtgcgctatgtccccctggttaaactcctcgatgacaggtgaaaagaaccggctggcgactccacatgtatcagaggaggcatgtggtagtctgcagccctccccggatcgtcagaggggttggagcagtgatgtaattagccaagtacaattgaggagaaagggggggggggcgaaaaaaaAGATATGGCAGATAAACTGGTAGAAGATCTTTACCAGTACATGGTATGACATCAACGGCTACTCGGGTTCAgccatgttgtttttgtttggcagtggggaaggtgctgacaaaCGGCACTGGTgactttatttcattttgaatgaaCCTCTGGGATTTAGAGTACTCAAACACCACTGATATTACCAGTATCACCATAGATGTCCCATCCACCCAtagtccgaaccgcttatcctgctctcagggtcgcggggatgctggaacctatcccagcagtcattggggcagcaggtggggagacaccctggacaggctgccaggccatcacacagggccgacatacacacacacacacacacacacacataaattcatacctaggggcagttttagtacggccgattcacctgacctacatgtctttggactgtgggaggaaaccagagcacccagaggaaacccacacagacaggggtagaacatgcaaactccacacagaggacgacctccaaggttggactaccctaaggctcaaacccaggaccttcttgctgtaaggcgaccgcgctaaccactgcgcgacCGTGCCGCCACCATAGATGTCAATAAACAAAAATGGTTTCATTAATTACCCTGAACTCATGTGCTATAGGCGCAATAAACCAGAGCACCCATGTAATTTCTTTTATTTGGTCATTGTTTTTCAGCTGCATAACATATACGACAAAtacgaatcttttttttttttctttttttttttttacttcttgtTCTGTCATAAGTGTTCCATCTGAGCAACCCACCCAATCAATTTCACAAATAAAACGGATTTTGATTATAACGGTTGATACGGGAACAGTTAAGGTTGTTTTGCAGCACAAATTGAATACGACATTTTTTGATTTTCTATTTCAAATAGTGTAGTATTTGGTGTCTGGGCTGTAAAACTCAAAGGGTTTTTTTCCCTCACATTTCTTTTAATCTGTTTTTCATATTGTCTGGGACTGGGGGTAGAGCTTTTTCCTCTTTGCTATTGTCACTGCATATCTACCAGCGAGTAGGATTTTTTTGGTCTCACTTCATGACCCTATATGGGTAACATAGAAGATGGCTGATATTATTATCTGCAATGTGTTTTGTCATGGTTTCCTGCTGGCTAAATGTAGCTGCCCAAAGGAACTTTGCAGAACCTGTGCTTGTTTTTCTTTCACATGATCCCAGATAAGGCAGCATTCGCACTGAATCCGGCAATCCGGCACCTTCCTGCAGGGTTGTGCAGAGATGTGAGCATGTCACTACATGGCTCATATCTGTAACAACATAATGTGAActtaaacccccccaccccccgaatccAGAAGGTGGCAGTCTAATCACTAGCTTATGTGACTGGCCACCGCAGTGTGATGTCAGGTTGCATTCCAGCAGGAGTTGATTCTGGTTATTCTTCTTGCTGGAGATGgctgcagcatttttttttttttttgctgaatccCCTACAGTACGCACTGCCACAGCCTAAACACACTACCCTCGTTCAAATGAATGGGAGGACTGGCATTTTTCATGCATTGCCGGATTCAGTGTGAATGCAGCCTAAGAGTGTTTAAACATTTGCTTAGATTGGGTGAATCTGGTTGTCTGCCACTGATGGATGTTTTTTGTTCTGTAGGGGGTGGTTAGCCACTGGTGGCAGGGACAAGATGGTGAAAGTGTGGGACATGACCACCAACCGGGCCAAGGAGATCTACTGCGTCCAGACTATTGCCTCGGTGGCACGGGTCAAGTGGCGCCCAGAGAGGAAGTGGCACGTGGCCACCTGCTCCATGATGGTGGATCACAACATCTACGTGTGGGACATCCGCCGCCCCTTCATCCCTTTTGCCACCTTCGAGGAGCATAAGGACGTCACCACGGGCATCGTTTGGCGCCACCAGCATGACCCTTACTTCCTGTTGTCTGGCTCCAAGGACAGCACACTCTACCAGCACATGTTCAAGGATGCCAGCCGGCCCGTGGACAAGGCCAATCCCGAGGGCTTGTGCTTTGGGCTGTTCGGGGACCTGGCCTTTGCGGCTAAGGAGAGCTTAATCAGCAGTGAGGGCAACAGGAAGCCCTACTCCAGCGGAGACCGCCGCTATCCTATTTTCTTCTTCAAGAAGCCTGACCCGACAGAACAGTTTGCGCATGTGTCCAGTGCCCTCAGTGTCTTTGAGACAGACCTGGAGAGCAACCGCATGGACTGGTTTGTCAAGACGGCACGTCTGTACCTTCTCAGTGGGAAGCCCTTCTCTGAGCTGTGTGATCACAATGCTAAAGTCGCCAAGGAGCTCAACAGACCTCAGGTCAGACAGAGCATTGCAGATTGTTCCACGGAAATTATATTTGAAATAGAATTGACTGTTTGCAAAATTTCTTCAAATCCCACTTCCCTTAGTTACACTTGATATGTCTGACAAACTTTCAAGATGAGCTGCTGTTATAACTTCAATATCACATCAGCATGGTAAACATGCCCTGAAAGGTACTGAGTCTGTCTTTCATTTTGCCCAACAACAACTTCTCACCATTTCCCTTTCTGTTAGCTTTGTCTTTTCATTAATCTAGCATTATCTGTCATAAAGTtgtgttaaaactgctctttgttGCTTTTAATTGGTTGTGAAAGCAATGTCACATGTTGGAGGAAGTAGAGACTATTACCAAGTGGTGACTGGTTGATTGGTGTTTTCAGTCATTATTTTGAGAAAGGTCACTTCCCCAGAAATACACCTTAATGTTAATTAGGTAAACGTTAGTTATGTTGTATGGTGTAAACAACTTAGAAATGTCTTCCTCTTTTCAAATGTGAAGGTTTCTACCACATGGTCCATGCTGAGAATCATGTTTTCAGACCCAGCGAACCTCACAGGGCCTGGCCCAAACCACAACATTAGCAAACTTGGCAATTTGCCTTTAATGAACAGGTATGACCTTTTACCACAGAAAACTGATAGCGCCAGCTACTTGTTAGAGACATTAAAGAACCATTTGATGTGGATGTGTGCCTTCCAGTTTCAATATGAAGGAGATGGGGGCAGGAATGGGTCCAGAGAGCCGACTGGACCGCAGTAAAGGTGAAAGCAGACAGGACATTATTCATCTGGAACCTGGGAATGCCCATATCGGCAACAACAATGACGGTAAGGCTCCTTTCGGATGCTTCAGTCCATCACCAGGTCCTCAGGTCTTAATGTCATTCTGTTACTCTGGATGGTCTGCACACTAGATGACTGGTGTTAATTCACTGCTGCTGTTATTGAAGAAGTCATCAACAACAGACATATTATTAATGTGGCACCTGTTGTGTTGTTTCTgttattttgtgtgttgttgttttgtttccaaTGACTGTAATTTATGTGTTAAATTTCTGTTAGCAAGCAAGTTtaattatatagcacatttcatacacagggcaaggAAAAGGAAACAACCATATAATTaagagagtaaataaaaacaaatagcaaaaatcatatataaaatataattaaaagagtacaaagtacataaaatgtaGTTTCAATTAGTAATTACaaagagtaatataattaaaagacaggtactataaaaagaaaatacaaagtacaaaaaaaaatagaataaaaacatagtcacttccccaccaggagtgactagagatcgacttccagaattaaagtgcagttggaatgaggtgcaagttttaatgctcaatcataggcaaacaaaaaaagagaagaaatgtttttaacctagatttaaaaattgtgatatttggggcacatctaaAATCTgctggtagtttgttccagttgcatgcagcataacagctaaatgctgcttcaccgtgtttggtttggactctaggctgaactaactgacctgaGCCCATGGATCTTAGAGCCCTACCCGGTTTATATTCTTCgagcatgtcagtgatgtattctgggcctacaccactcagtgatttgtagacaagtagcagcacttgaaaatctattctgtaactaactggaacccagtgtaaagatttcaggactggagtaatgtgctctgttctcttggtcttggttaaaactctagcagcagcattctgaataagctgcagctgtttaatAGTCTTTTTGGGGAGACCAGTTAAGAGACCATTACAATAATCAattctactggaaataaaagcatggatgagctTCTCTTGGTCATTTTGGGATACCAGACCCTTGTTTCTGGCTATATTTTTAAGATGATAGAAGGCTGTTTTAGtgattgctttgatatggctggtgaACGTGAGCTCCGAATCTATTAAAATGCCAAGACTTTGGACTTGGTCTTTGGTTCTTAGAACTCGAGACTTGAGTTGTTCATTTATGATAGTTCTCTTTGTTGCCCAACACAATAATCTCTGTTTTTTCCTTATTTAATTGAAGAAAGTTTTGGCTCAACCAATTATTTATCCGCTACAAACAGTGACACAGTGAGTCTATTGGgctgagatcatcaggtgagagagccagatgtatctgattatcatctgcataactatgGTAATCCATGTTGTTGCTCTGAAGAATTTGGCCTAAAGGCAGCATGTATAGATTAAACAGGAGAGGTCTGAGAACAGATCCCTGGGGGATTCCACATGTCATAGCCACTCTATCAGATTCATAACTGCCAATGGTGACGAAGTAACTTCAGTCTTCTAAATAAGACCTGAACCAATTAAGGACTGCTGCGG
Proteins encoded in this window:
- the zgc:112496 gene encoding uncharacterized protein zgc:112496; translation: MSALFTCEDPTLWRRLYDKYWEVMEAKAKAKKSEKLLKLDKWYQEELPVAITNRPEKYITLPELVKLMEWKLTRGKFRPRLQQLVASNSEETVEKCSKKAFSFLPDMRAAIAELSSLKALGPATASAVLAAGAPQQAAFMSDEAVESVPGLKPIQYTAKHYTLYLDKVVERTETLNKAGSQQDWTPHRVELCLWTWAVANQLQLPLLKGIDVKGSAGKDEPSDSDTHQRPMKRRTK